One stretch of Spirochaeta lutea DNA includes these proteins:
- the guaB gene encoding IMP dehydrogenase, with protein MELLESLSYDDVLLQPGYSEVLPGETNLTTQILPGIHLNLPVVSAAMDTVTEENLAIALALEGGVGVIHRNLPPEIQADQVSRVKRYLNWIIQNPITVTPQQTVAEVWDIMNKEGVSGLPVIEGQGLLKGIITSRDLRFCKDYTQQVSEVMTHSPICETGTPDLESAQAKFDTHKIEKLPVVNDDGVLTGLITVKDMEKHRKYPNAAVDSQGRLLVGAAVGTNDVENRMKLLTAAKVDFVVIDSAHGSSKGVLETIRFIKSNYSIPVIGGNIATKEGARLLIEAGADAIKVGVGPGSICTTRIVAGIGVPQFSAVLWAAEEAAKAGIPVIADGGIKYSGDIVKAIGAGASAVMIGGLFAGLKEAPGREIIYEGRIFKAYRGMGSLGAIKSGSGDRYQIKEHEDPVPEGVEGRVAYKGELRPYLHQLVTGLRKGMGYTGCRSIPELREYRKFIKITAAGLKESHVHDVSITQEPPNYSR; from the coding sequence ATGGAGCTTTTAGAATCACTCAGTTATGACGATGTCTTACTTCAACCAGGTTACAGTGAGGTACTCCCCGGTGAAACGAATCTTACTACTCAGATTCTCCCCGGCATACACTTAAACTTGCCGGTTGTTTCTGCGGCTATGGATACAGTAACGGAAGAAAATCTTGCCATTGCCCTTGCATTAGAAGGTGGAGTGGGGGTAATACACAGAAACCTCCCACCTGAGATTCAAGCAGACCAGGTTTCCAGGGTAAAACGCTATCTCAACTGGATCATACAAAATCCGATAACAGTGACGCCCCAACAAACTGTTGCAGAGGTTTGGGATATCATGAATAAAGAAGGTGTTTCCGGACTCCCGGTTATTGAGGGCCAGGGGTTATTGAAAGGTATTATTACCAGCCGGGACCTTAGGTTTTGTAAGGATTACACCCAACAAGTCTCTGAGGTAATGACCCATAGCCCAATCTGCGAAACCGGAACTCCAGACCTTGAGAGTGCTCAAGCAAAGTTTGATACCCACAAAATTGAAAAATTGCCGGTTGTTAACGATGACGGTGTATTAACCGGACTTATCACCGTCAAAGATATGGAAAAACATAGAAAATATCCCAATGCTGCAGTGGATTCTCAAGGCCGACTGCTTGTCGGAGCTGCTGTTGGTACGAATGATGTTGAAAACCGTATGAAGCTACTCACAGCTGCGAAGGTTGATTTTGTTGTTATTGATTCAGCCCACGGGAGCAGTAAGGGAGTACTGGAAACAATTCGCTTCATAAAATCGAACTATTCCATACCGGTAATCGGAGGGAATATTGCCACCAAAGAAGGTGCGCGATTGCTTATAGAGGCAGGAGCCGACGCTATAAAGGTCGGCGTGGGCCCGGGATCTATCTGTACTACCCGGATCGTAGCTGGAATAGGAGTCCCTCAGTTCAGTGCTGTATTATGGGCTGCCGAGGAAGCTGCAAAGGCCGGTATTCCGGTAATAGCTGACGGGGGAATCAAATATTCCGGAGACATTGTAAAAGCCATAGGTGCAGGAGCATCGGCAGTCATGATTGGCGGTTTGTTTGCAGGTCTAAAAGAAGCGCCAGGACGTGAAATTATTTACGAAGGCCGCATCTTCAAAGCCTACAGGGGAATGGGGAGTCTCGGAGCGATAAAATCAGGATCCGGAGATCGGTACCAAATAAAAGAGCATGAAGATCCAGTGCCCGAGGGTGTTGAAGGCCGAGTAGCCTACAAGGGTGAATTACGACCGTATCTTCATCAACTTGTTACGGGCCTTCGGAAGGGCATGGGATATACCGGTTGCCGCTCCATACCTGAATTGCGGGAGTATAGAAAATTCATTAAGATAACAGCTGCTGGTTTGAAGGAAAGTCATGTACACGATGTCTCCATCACCCAAGAACCACCAAACTACTCTCGATAG
- a CDS encoding lyase family protein, whose translation METRGIFLNISPLDHRYYQSNKELFDSLSCYLSEEASVRYCAKVELALLKTHLALNKLDSEQLIKAIDVAQEKISPEIVYQEEEKTQHNIRALVNTLKPLLPEDIRHFVHMGATSVDILDTANALKIRDAVQNVIIPELQALEVKLCELCEQEAETPQVGRTHGQYAVPITFGFTVAEYVSRLGKSIIKILDFSKDLRGKLAGAVGAYNATSMITSDPYELERTCLALLELKPSDHSTQMVEPEYLLRLLLEINTAFGIIANLADDFRNLQRSEIDEIREYFSPTQVGSSTMPQKRNPWNCEHVKSLWKAFAPRVMTFYMDQISEHQRDLTNSASGRFVAEYIAGFAAAVRRMNKIISGLSVNREQLLTTLEERAGSSVLAEPAYILLSQQGEADAHEIIRKLTLKANTEHITFVEAMKQDPAVWEKVTARLAQITGQNADTFFSSPANYRGMAAIKAHELAQEWRKRMQGLNEAGNRSR comes from the coding sequence ATGGAAACCCGAGGAATATTTCTTAACATTTCACCCCTGGATCATCGGTATTATCAATCTAATAAAGAATTGTTCGATTCATTGTCCTGCTACCTCAGTGAAGAGGCCTCTGTTCGTTACTGTGCAAAGGTTGAGCTTGCGCTCTTAAAAACACATCTCGCATTGAATAAATTGGACAGTGAACAGCTTATCAAGGCGATTGATGTCGCCCAAGAAAAGATTTCACCCGAAATTGTATATCAGGAAGAGGAAAAAACTCAACATAACATTCGCGCTCTTGTAAATACTCTTAAGCCGCTGCTCCCCGAAGATATTCGGCATTTTGTTCATATGGGCGCAACTAGTGTTGATATTCTGGATACAGCAAATGCGTTGAAAATCCGAGATGCCGTTCAGAACGTAATTATACCTGAGCTACAAGCCCTAGAAGTGAAGCTCTGTGAGTTATGCGAACAGGAAGCCGAAACACCCCAGGTTGGACGGACTCACGGTCAGTACGCTGTTCCAATAACCTTCGGATTTACCGTAGCAGAATACGTCAGTAGGTTAGGGAAATCCATTATTAAAATCCTTGATTTTTCAAAAGACCTCCGAGGGAAATTAGCTGGGGCAGTCGGCGCCTATAATGCTACTAGCATGATAACCAGTGATCCCTACGAGTTAGAAAGAACCTGTCTTGCCTTGCTGGAGCTTAAACCATCTGATCATTCGACGCAGATGGTGGAACCTGAGTATTTGCTTCGCTTACTGCTCGAGATCAACACAGCCTTTGGGATCATCGCGAATCTCGCGGATGATTTTAGGAATCTCCAGCGATCAGAAATTGATGAAATACGGGAATACTTTTCACCAACCCAAGTAGGTTCATCAACCATGCCGCAAAAACGTAATCCTTGGAACTGTGAGCATGTGAAAAGTCTCTGGAAAGCCTTTGCCCCCAGGGTTATGACGTTTTATATGGATCAGATTTCAGAGCATCAACGGGATTTGACAAATTCAGCATCGGGAAGATTCGTAGCAGAGTATATTGCGGGATTTGCCGCAGCGGTCCGTCGTATGAATAAAATCATTTCCGGACTATCGGTCAATAGGGAGCAATTGCTTACCACTCTGGAGGAGCGAGCTGGTTCAAGCGTACTCGCCGAACCGGCCTATATTCTCCTCAGTCAACAGGGCGAAGCTGATGCCCATGAAATTATTAGAAAACTCACCCTCAAAGCAAACACGGAGCATATCACTTTCGTGGAGGCCATGAAACAGGACCCTGCCGTTTGGGAGAAGGTAACTGCACGTCTTGCCCAGATTACCGGACAAAACGCTGATACCTTCTTTTCAAGCCCTGCTAATTACCGCGGCATGGCTGCCATCAAGGCCCATGAGTTGGCCCAAGAGTGGCGAAAGAGAATGCAAGGTCTCAACGAGGCCGGGAATCGGTCACGATAA
- a CDS encoding pallilysin-related adhesin gives MKFYSTLLLIFSLFGSALSSCTSPVTESVPYPPQKTGIVPIESDEYRLYQAVTETALDPASITRINNPRIALPNHIISHQTIDLNLDDDEYDEQLIVYKLREDPEDRIYLMVIDFDAIRSSFYLSWQGETSATNLRSFTVYTDDLIGNQLPEIVAFGLNQSGEQTLDSYGLIPSAPGYGIQYRNILSIQSDVSIEVSETQTLTGTKQVIANSRDLNSSNVLDMIQSKYAYDFQESRYILVDMVPISGSNIAEAQLAELYNSDVTTFTNYIRGPWYKITANQNEISPSLIRIIHFDPEQRNISFYRDTRTISFDWTGSTKSTYGGRLRVDIQNEVIPTISSVGWVTLRDLDTLEVSLSGTDKWTSLPQEWTGRYRRLNEAQRNEIIKENSYNTRLNVLNFSGLYSSPDGGELFFSYPSVTLRSADSIQRSGGYVVYDYRGNTILQIMILSENQTIESYESYQLQYEELETDTELIRRLLLQPIDLVSSGVVLDGDFIQRYEQRLEKNNNSSDPE, from the coding sequence ATGAAGTTCTATTCTACACTGTTACTAATCTTCAGCTTGTTTGGTTCTGCTCTGAGCTCATGCACATCACCCGTTACCGAAAGTGTTCCGTATCCGCCGCAGAAAACCGGGATTGTTCCGATTGAATCGGATGAATACCGACTATACCAGGCGGTTACAGAGACGGCACTGGACCCCGCTAGTATTACACGCATCAATAATCCCCGAATCGCCCTACCCAACCATATAATAAGCCATCAAACGATCGATTTAAACCTGGATGACGATGAATATGATGAGCAGTTGATTGTATATAAACTCAGAGAAGATCCTGAGGATCGAATCTATTTAATGGTTATCGATTTCGATGCCATCCGTTCATCATTCTATTTGAGTTGGCAGGGTGAGACTTCAGCCACCAACCTGCGTTCTTTTACCGTATACACTGATGACCTTATCGGAAATCAATTGCCCGAGATTGTCGCCTTCGGTCTAAACCAGTCCGGCGAACAAACATTGGATAGTTATGGACTTATTCCCAGCGCACCGGGGTACGGGATTCAATACCGGAACATTCTCAGTATTCAAAGTGATGTGAGTATTGAGGTGTCAGAAACTCAAACCCTCACAGGAACCAAACAGGTAATCGCTAATAGTAGAGACCTTAACTCATCTAACGTATTGGATATGATTCAGTCGAAATACGCCTACGACTTTCAAGAGAGCCGGTACATCCTGGTGGATATGGTACCCATCAGTGGCTCCAACATCGCTGAGGCTCAGCTTGCTGAGTTGTATAACAGCGACGTCACAACCTTTACGAATTATATCCGGGGGCCCTGGTACAAAATAACCGCAAACCAAAATGAGATTAGTCCCTCATTAATCCGAATAATACATTTCGATCCGGAACAACGAAACATCAGCTTTTACCGTGACACGCGCACTATCAGCTTTGATTGGACTGGATCCACTAAGTCTACCTACGGTGGGAGATTACGAGTTGATATTCAAAACGAAGTAATTCCTACCATCAGCTCTGTTGGTTGGGTGACGTTGCGCGATCTTGATACCCTAGAGGTGAGCCTTTCCGGTACTGATAAATGGACGAGTTTACCACAGGAATGGACGGGCAGATATCGACGGTTGAATGAGGCTCAACGAAATGAAATTATCAAAGAAAACTCATATAACACTCGGCTAAATGTACTTAATTTTTCAGGCCTTTATTCTTCGCCCGACGGCGGTGAACTCTTTTTTTCCTATCCCTCGGTGACCCTGCGTAGTGCGGACTCCATACAACGCTCTGGAGGATATGTTGTATATGATTACCGTGGAAACACTATTCTGCAAATCATGATACTGTCGGAAAATCAAACAATTGAATCGTATGAGAGCTATCAGCTCCAATATGAAGAATTAGAGACAGATACAGAGCTAATTCGACGGTTACTCTTACAGCCAATAGATTTGGTAAGCTCTGGAGTAGTGTTGGATGGAGACTTCATCCAGCGGTATGAGCAAAGGTTAGAGAAGAATAATAATTCATCAGACCCAGAATAG
- a CDS encoding SPOR domain-containing protein — translation MKLSLYRVCIISALLFVTSAVWADDEITVHEGADWELRAIEQGLSNPGSAVKTAERILLDLQAVMDQAGTSQEQSEQAYFLISKASSLMALMQRYDLAVLGLEHLFREWDEAAHPSMLQNTAIPRVFGFETIDQLFLLIPEYRIQLGELDQAKQWLSSYLEKPRNTDILYLAAIHLARVFYMEQKDGQAIQILKNRFFPGFEESNPKPYSDRALLLLYTLAKDTEDEELSRQTKRYGQSFFPNSFSRLVQESETSGVYPFPNPGNLVPYLDSSYLALQELQPYPPGSGSVTAMETTDGGEAGGISVEGSNQTEGSTTGKSIIQVGFFQDSNNAERLVQLLATEGFTALVHEGTRGITVYIDPAGNNPQQLVLGLKDAGFEGFITSISE, via the coding sequence ATGAAGCTATCACTATATCGTGTTTGTATTATTAGCGCACTTTTGTTTGTGACGAGTGCCGTATGGGCGGATGATGAGATTACCGTCCATGAGGGAGCCGATTGGGAACTGCGGGCGATCGAGCAGGGGCTCTCTAACCCCGGGTCAGCCGTGAAAACGGCTGAAAGGATCCTCTTGGATCTACAGGCGGTTATGGATCAAGCGGGTACTTCTCAAGAGCAGTCAGAACAGGCTTATTTTCTTATTTCGAAGGCCTCATCTCTCATGGCACTTATGCAGCGATATGATTTAGCAGTCCTCGGTCTTGAACACCTATTCAGAGAGTGGGATGAGGCTGCACACCCATCGATGCTACAAAACACCGCAATACCGAGAGTATTTGGTTTTGAAACGATAGATCAATTATTCCTGTTAATCCCTGAGTATAGAATTCAACTCGGCGAGCTTGATCAGGCAAAACAATGGTTATCCAGTTACCTTGAGAAACCCCGAAACACAGATATTCTCTACTTAGCTGCAATTCATCTCGCCCGAGTATTTTACATGGAACAGAAGGACGGCCAAGCAATTCAGATATTGAAGAATAGATTTTTTCCTGGATTTGAAGAATCAAATCCGAAACCGTACTCCGATCGTGCTCTCCTGCTCTTGTACACCCTGGCAAAGGATACCGAGGATGAAGAGCTTTCAAGGCAGACGAAACGATACGGACAATCCTTTTTTCCCAATTCCTTTTCAAGGTTAGTACAAGAGAGTGAAACCTCAGGGGTGTACCCCTTTCCTAATCCTGGGAATCTAGTCCCCTACCTGGATTCATCCTATTTAGCACTTCAAGAGTTACAACCCTATCCGCCGGGATCTGGTTCTGTCACAGCGATGGAAACGACGGATGGTGGAGAGGCGGGAGGAATTTCTGTTGAAGGATCTAATCAAACCGAAGGATCCACTACCGGAAAGTCTATCATTCAGGTCGGTTTTTTCCAGGATTCTAATAATGCAGAAAGACTGGTTCAGCTCCTGGCAACCGAAGGGTTCACTGCCCTGGTGCATGAAGGTACCCGGGGTATAACCGTGTATATAGATCCAGCGGGGAATAACCCGCAGCAACTGGTACTAGGATTGAAGGATGCTGGTTTTGAGGGTTTCATCACTTCTATTTCTGAATAA
- a CDS encoding lipopolysaccharide assembly protein LapA domain-containing protein, producing MPWKLLFILLLFGLFIAFAGFNLENTSVISFGFFQIESVPVFISLSIAFLLGAVFTVVFITFGGFRKTKKKIADNQTIKSLPQKGTKQEPKFPKKNKQQPETTDIQE from the coding sequence ATGCCCTGGAAACTTTTATTCATTCTATTATTATTCGGTCTTTTCATTGCTTTCGCGGGCTTTAATCTAGAAAATACATCTGTAATATCTTTTGGTTTTTTCCAGATTGAATCCGTGCCTGTATTTATCAGTCTTAGCATTGCGTTTCTTCTTGGGGCGGTTTTTACAGTGGTTTTTATAACCTTCGGTGGATTCCGTAAGACTAAAAAAAAGATCGCTGATAATCAGACCATTAAATCCTTGCCTCAAAAGGGGACAAAACAGGAACCTAAATTTCCAAAAAAAAATAAGCAACAACCCGAGACCACCGATATTCAAGAATAA
- a CDS encoding IMP cyclohydrolase, which translates to MGNNLSQKYRSINKDHFPNHMEIRLFNDESDIQVLSYEKTTWDVGGEEAGLRYGENPEQQAALYRLVGGNLSLGDVVSISPNNHLASLPELLQSGKHPGKINITDIDAALNILRYLTEKPASIIMKHNNPCGVAQAETLSESYQKAYLADRLAAFGGAVAVNRELDLSTAEQIMESYLEVVAAPDFESGVLDVLSKRKNLRVMKIRNIDRLQDFSSGRFLELKSLIDGGVVTQWSFEPQAKSYQDFLPAETEYRGKKYSVNRKPTQKELEDMYFGWMVEAGVTSNSVIFVKDGVTCGIGTGEQDRVGVAEIARDKAYRKLSDRLSWELFGKPFNLLDTDKMREEINGRVSAVNGGLEGSVMISDAFFPFRDGAEVGLREGVKAILQPGGSLRDFESIEACNEYGASMMFTGQRSFRH; encoded by the coding sequence ATGGGAAATAATCTATCTCAGAAGTACCGAAGCATTAATAAGGACCATTTCCCAAACCATATGGAAATCCGGCTATTCAATGATGAATCAGATATACAGGTACTCAGTTATGAAAAAACCACCTGGGATGTCGGGGGCGAGGAAGCTGGATTACGCTATGGAGAAAACCCAGAACAGCAGGCCGCGCTCTATCGGCTTGTAGGTGGAAACCTGAGCCTTGGAGATGTGGTTAGTATTTCTCCGAATAACCATCTGGCAAGCCTTCCTGAATTGCTTCAATCGGGAAAGCATCCTGGTAAAATCAATATTACCGATATTGATGCCGCATTGAACATCCTGCGATATCTTACTGAAAAACCTGCTTCGATAATCATGAAACATAACAATCCTTGTGGGGTAGCCCAGGCTGAGACACTTAGTGAAAGCTATCAAAAAGCCTATCTAGCCGATAGGCTTGCAGCCTTCGGTGGAGCTGTAGCGGTTAATAGGGAATTGGATCTATCCACTGCCGAACAAATAATGGAGAGTTACCTTGAGGTAGTCGCAGCACCAGATTTTGAATCCGGTGTTCTGGATGTTCTATCAAAACGGAAAAATCTCAGAGTAATGAAGATTCGAAATATTGACCGGTTGCAAGATTTTTCTTCAGGAAGATTTTTAGAACTAAAATCTCTTATTGATGGAGGGGTGGTAACCCAGTGGTCCTTTGAACCCCAAGCCAAATCCTACCAAGACTTCCTTCCCGCCGAAACTGAATACCGAGGGAAAAAATATTCTGTAAACCGGAAACCCACCCAGAAGGAGCTTGAGGATATGTATTTCGGATGGATGGTTGAGGCAGGCGTTACCAGCAACTCGGTCATTTTTGTAAAGGACGGGGTTACTTGTGGTATCGGCACAGGCGAACAGGACCGGGTAGGGGTAGCAGAGATTGCAAGGGATAAGGCGTACAGGAAACTTTCAGACAGGCTTTCCTGGGAGCTCTTCGGCAAACCGTTCAATCTGTTGGATACAGATAAAATGAGAGAAGAAATTAATGGGAGGGTATCCGCAGTGAATGGAGGTCTAGAAGGGAGTGTTATGATTTCAGACGCCTTCTTCCCCTTCAGGGATGGCGCCGAGGTTGGATTACGGGAGGGGGTTAAGGCCATACTGCAGCCGGGTGGAAGCCTCCGTGATTTCGAATCTATCGAAGCCTGTAATGAGTATGGTGCTTCCATGATGTTCACCGGTCAACGGAGCTTTCGACATTAG
- the folE2 gene encoding GTP cyclohydrolase FolE2 produces MQDVQSQPDGRNIPLQKVGVKNIKYPIVVLDKVNKTQATTATVDLYANLPHHFKGTHMSRFIEVFHDHSKNVKMENFIHMLHSIRSVLDAEQAYGRIAFPYFIEKKAPVSGQASMMQYHCTYEGTAGPVDHEFYVGIEVPVLTLCPCSKEISDRGAHNQRSMVKVLLKMGSFFWIEEIITLIENSASCGLFTLLKREDEKWVTEHSYDNPTFVEDLVREVTVKIEGLNKFPWFSVEAENMESIHLHDAYAYVERGVK; encoded by the coding sequence ATGCAGGATGTACAAAGCCAACCCGATGGAAGAAATATACCACTCCAGAAGGTTGGTGTGAAAAATATTAAATACCCTATCGTGGTATTGGATAAGGTAAATAAAACCCAGGCCACTACTGCCACGGTTGACTTATATGCCAATTTGCCACACCACTTCAAGGGTACACATATGAGTAGGTTTATCGAAGTATTTCACGATCACTCCAAGAATGTTAAAATGGAAAATTTTATTCATATGCTGCATAGCATAAGGAGCGTTCTGGATGCCGAGCAAGCCTACGGAAGAATTGCCTTTCCATACTTTATAGAAAAAAAAGCACCTGTTTCGGGTCAAGCCAGTATGATGCAATATCATTGCACCTATGAGGGAACCGCGGGGCCAGTTGATCATGAGTTTTATGTTGGTATCGAGGTCCCAGTACTCACTCTTTGCCCATGCTCAAAAGAGATCTCAGATAGAGGAGCCCACAACCAGCGGAGTATGGTGAAGGTTCTCCTTAAAATGGGATCCTTTTTTTGGATCGAAGAAATAATAACATTAATTGAAAATTCTGCCTCCTGTGGATTGTTTACACTTTTAAAGCGTGAAGATGAAAAATGGGTAACTGAACACTCTTACGATAACCCCACCTTTGTTGAGGATCTCGTACGGGAGGTTACAGTTAAAATTGAAGGGTTAAACAAGTTTCCATGGTTTAGTGTAGAAGCTGAAAATATGGAGAGCATACATCTTCATGATGCCTATGCCTATGTAGAACGTGGTGTAAAATAG
- the folD gene encoding bifunctional methylenetetrahydrofolate dehydrogenase/methenyltetrahydrofolate cyclohydrolase FolD, with protein sequence MEASIINGTTIASDLRTSIAEEALSLTRRGTQPGLAVILVGEDPASVSYVTAKEKACDENGIYSREIRLPGDTSEKQLLDIIRDLNTDDQIHGILVQLPLPEHIHDEHIIEAISPEKDVDGFHPVSLGRMLQGQSTFLPCTPHGIIKILEAIEFSPSGKHVVILGRSNIVGKPLANMLLSKGKWGDATVTVCHSRTPNLKDHTIQADLLIAAVGRPKLVTEEMVKPGAVVIDVGTNRVPDESKKSGFRLVGDVDFDAVKKKAKAITPVPRGVGPLTITMLLFNTVQSAKNTLEKKIQSSR encoded by the coding sequence GTGGAAGCATCTATTATAAACGGTACAACTATTGCGTCGGATTTGAGAACCTCAATCGCGGAAGAAGCGCTTTCCTTAACCAGGCGTGGCACACAACCCGGATTGGCTGTGATCCTTGTAGGGGAGGATCCTGCCAGTGTGAGTTATGTTACAGCTAAAGAGAAGGCATGCGATGAAAACGGTATTTATTCCAGAGAGATTCGGCTGCCGGGAGATACGTCGGAAAAGCAGCTCCTAGATATCATCCGGGATCTTAACACGGATGATCAGATTCATGGAATTCTGGTACAATTACCATTGCCTGAACATATCCATGATGAACATATTATTGAGGCCATTTCTCCGGAGAAGGATGTGGACGGATTCCACCCTGTTAGTTTAGGGAGAATGCTCCAGGGACAAAGCACCTTCTTACCCTGTACACCCCATGGAATTATTAAAATACTTGAAGCCATAGAATTTTCACCGAGTGGGAAACATGTTGTTATTCTGGGCAGAAGTAATATTGTCGGCAAACCCCTGGCGAATATGCTCTTATCTAAGGGGAAATGGGGAGATGCGACGGTTACGGTGTGCCATAGCCGCACTCCCAACTTGAAGGACCATACAATACAGGCGGATCTCTTGATTGCAGCGGTTGGACGCCCAAAACTAGTTACCGAAGAGATGGTTAAACCCGGTGCAGTGGTTATTGATGTAGGAACCAATCGTGTGCCTGATGAGTCCAAGAAATCGGGGTTCCGGTTGGTAGGGGATGTAGATTTTGATGCAGTCAAAAAGAAAGCAAAAGCCATCACCCCTGTTCCTAGGGGAGTAGGACCGCTAACCATCACCATGCTGTTGTTCAATACGGTGCAATCTGCAAAAAATACCCTGGAAAAAAAGATTCAGAGTAGTAGATAG
- a CDS encoding TP0733 family outer membrane beta-barrel protein: MNQKRMVLVFLMLSCIGLLSVQTVFSQSAPDINMNPNTLVLSRKLGDQMLGFNAGVYLPLFTHNPNTGVITPQIGDPDGMTLGGSGTLRWGAFLNSIMNLGLDLSWSFNFGPNDDLVSQFTPITARLSTYLRTGSFEFPIHVGVGLNVLSYKITTTLTPVVKLGVSGLYNISPDWGFGLNLMYWWVPDIYGSSTETPPPADTRFGNFLEISLSAIYNF; this comes from the coding sequence GTGAATCAAAAACGAATGGTGCTAGTTTTTCTTATGCTCAGTTGTATAGGGTTGTTATCGGTACAAACGGTTTTTTCCCAGAGTGCCCCGGATATTAATATGAATCCGAATACCTTGGTCCTATCCCGAAAATTAGGGGATCAAATGTTAGGGTTTAACGCCGGAGTCTATCTTCCGCTCTTTACCCATAATCCCAATACGGGTGTAATAACTCCTCAGATAGGTGATCCGGACGGGATGACATTAGGAGGAAGCGGAACTCTTCGATGGGGAGCTTTTCTGAACAGCATAATGAATCTAGGTCTTGATCTCAGCTGGAGTTTTAACTTTGGTCCAAATGACGACCTAGTCAGTCAATTCACCCCAATCACTGCCCGCCTATCCACCTATCTCCGAACGGGTTCCTTTGAGTTCCCTATTCATGTTGGTGTTGGGCTTAACGTGTTATCCTATAAGATTACTACCACCCTAACCCCAGTCGTCAAACTGGGAGTGTCAGGGCTCTATAATATAAGTCCGGATTGGGGCTTCGGACTGAATCTCATGTACTGGTGGGTACCTGATATCTACGGATCGAGCACGGAAACCCCTCCACCAGCTGATACACGCTTCGGAAACTTTTTAGAAATCAGTTTAAGTGCAATTTATAACTTTTAG